In Rhizoctonia solani chromosome 7, complete sequence, one DNA window encodes the following:
- a CDS encoding Retrotransposable element Tf2 protein yields MLGGYDTDRGTTFTGKFLRALYQRLGVKPLFSSAYHPESDGQTEQVNQFIEFYLRSYVAADHSDWTTWLPLAEYAYNNAKHASTGKTPFELVYGRNPVMNPSNVPSNVPEADQVADTLAQEWKEAKSALRMSKEQMTRNQGAIPEYQVGKKVWLDGRNVELRTNSNKLDPKRLGPFEVTEKVSSHAYRLKLPESLKIHDVFYIGLLSKVHKSPSQPFPECPPPETIEGEEEYKVEQIIDSKQQRGKWFYLIKWKGYGPEDNSWEPEELLEHSQEEIKRFNQARLRKACDTAKSL; encoded by the coding sequence atgttaggaggttatgacacgGACAGAGGAACCACGTTCACAGGAAAGTTCCTCAGGGCCCTCTACCAAAGATTAGGAGTCAAACCGTtgttctcctcagcctaccacccagaatcAGATGGGCAAACAGAGCAAGTGAACcagtttattgaattctaccTCCGTTCCTACGTAGCTGCGGATCATTCAGATTGGACCACGTGGTTGCCCCTGGCAGAATACGcttacaataatgccaagcACGCCTCCACAGGGAAGACACCCTTTGAACTGGTCTACGGAAGAAACCCGGtaatgaacccatccaatgtaccatccaacgtcccagaagcagatcaGGTAGCAGACACCCTAgcacaagaatggaaagaagccaagtcagccctcaggatgagcaaggaacAAATGACCAGGAATCAAGGAGCAATACCGGAGTACCAAGTAGGCAAAAAAGTTTGGTTAGATGGAAGGAATGTGGAACTCAGAACCAATTCCAACAAACTAGACCCTAAACGACTAGGCCCTTTTGAAGTTACAGAAAAAGTGTCAAGCCACGCTTACCGCCTCAAATTACCGGAATCCTTAAAaatccatgatgtgttctACATAGGACTCCTGTCAAAGGTACACAAATCTCCAAGCCAGCCGTTTCCAGAATGCCCCCcacctgaaacaatagaaggggaggaagaatacaaggttgaacagatcattgactccaaacaACAACgggggaaatggttctacttgataaaatggaagggttacggaccagaggacaattcctgggagccagaagaactgttggaacacagccaagaagagatcaagcgttttaaccaagctagactcagaaaggcttgtgacaccgccaagagcctttaa
- a CDS encoding Retrotransposable element Tf2 protein, which translates to MDQKKIEAVTSWPQPKTVKQVQAFLGFVNYLRRFIPNFSTVACPLHNLTRKETPWSWGKTEEDAFQELKTLVTKSPVLIHSNPELPYYLETDASGVAMGAILSQQGEDNWLHPIAYMLKSFSGAEANYDTHDKELLAIIKALEEWRIFLEATDRPIQVFTDHQNLEYWMQARTFNCRHAQWRIFLSNFNFEIHYCPGKQLGKPDALSRRADYVDTLPEPEVMLPAEVFANTSEEEVEIVTEICSKLREDPLLEPIIQFLTEDTDNAPPSIWKAYRDYDWEEDLLWYQGKLVVPDSEILKERLLKEFHDSPLAGCHKQRKIELARIEPA; encoded by the coding sequence atggaccagaagaagattgaggcggtcacatcatggcctcaacccaagacggtcaaacaggtccaggcttttctagggtttgtcaattacctcagACGTTTCATCCCAAATTTCAGCACGGTTGCATGCcctctccacaacctcaccagaAAGGagaccccctggtcatggggtaaaaCAGAAGAGGATGCATTCCAGGAATTGAAGACTCTTGTCACCAAATCCCCGGTTCTCattcattccaacccagaactaccctactacctagagacagacgcatcaggggtagccatgggagccatattgagtcaacaaggagaggacaACTGGCTTCATCCAATTGCATACATGTTGAAGTCcttctctggtgctgagGCTAACTATGATacgcatgacaaggaactcctagccatcatcaaggccctggaggaatggcgtatcttcctagaagcaacggataGACCCATACAGGTGTTCACGGATCATCaaaacttggaatattggatgcaggccagAACATTCAATTGCAGGCATGCccaatggcgcatattcttgagcaatttcaactttgagatccactattgcccaggaaagcaattgGGAAAGCCAGATGCACTATCCAGAAGGGCAGATTACGTAGACACGTTaccagaaccagaggtcatgttaccagcagaagtctttgccaatacctcagaggaagaagttgaaattgtcacagaGATTTGCTCCAAGCTCAGGGAAGATCCATTGCTAGAACCCATCATTCAATTTCTCACAGAGGACACGGACAATGCACCCCCCTCCATTTGGAAAGCTTACAgggactatgattgggaagaggacctcctatggtatcaagggaagctagttgtcccagactcagagaTCCTGAAAGAACGTCTCCTgaaggaattccatgactccccactggcaggctgtcataaacagaggaaaatagaactagccagaattgaaccagcttga
- a CDS encoding Retrotransposable element Tf2 protein, translating to MKSSAKEWVECCPTCQANRCPHALVITLKPLEVPPYPFHTISYDFITGFPKSQGYDAILVVIDSFSKFGHFIPTLKKVTAKGLADLFITHIWKLHRLPIRTVSDRGTTFTGKFLRALYQRLGVKPLFSSAYHPKSDGQTERVNQFIEFYLQSYVAADHSDWATWLPLAEYAYNNAKHALTGRTPFELVYGRNPVMNPSNVPSNVPEADQLIDNLANKWKEAEAALRMSKERMVRDKGTILEYSIGKKVWLDGKNVELRTNSNKLDPKRLGPFEILEKISSHAYRLKLPKTLKIHNVFYVGLLSKVHKSPSQPFLEQPPPETIEGEEEYKVEQIIDSKRQQGKWFYLIKWKGYGPEDNSWEPKELLEHSQEEISCFNKSGLKKACDSTKSL from the exons atgaaatcctcagccaaggaatgggttgagtGCTGCCCAACATGTCAAGCCAACCGTTGCCCTCATGCACTGGTCATCACTCTCAAGCCACTGGAAGTCCCACCATACCCATTCCATACAatctcctatgactttatcacaggattcccaaAGTCACAag GTTATGATGCAATCTTGGTGGTAATAGACTCCTTCTCAaaatttggccacttcatccccaccttGAAAAAGGTGACAGCCAAAGGACTGGCAGACTTGTTCATTACCCACATTTGGAAACTGCACAGACTACCAATCAGAACCGTCTCAGACAGAGGAACCACGTTCACGGGAAAATTCCTCAGGGCCCTCTACCAAAGACTGGGAGTCAAACCATTGTTCTCTTCAGCTTACCACCCCAAATCAGATGGCCAGACAGAACGGGTAAACcagtttattgaattctaccTCCAATCCTATGTAGCTGCAGACCATTCAGATTGGGCCACATGGTTACCCTTGGCAGAATACgcttacaacaatgccaagcaCGCGTTGACAGGAAGAACAccctttgaattggtctaTGGGAGAAATCCGGTGATGAACCCCTCCAACGTACCATCCAATGTCCCAGAGGCAGATCAATTAATAGACAATCTAGCCAACaaatggaaagaagcggaaGCCGCCCTCAGGATGAGTAAGGAGAGAATGGTCAGGGACAAAGGAACTATACTGGAATATTCAATTGGCAagaaagtctggctggacggAAAGAATGTAGAACTAAGGACCAACTCCAATAAGCTAGACCCCAAAAGATTGGGCCCCTTTGAGATCTTGGAGAAAATTTCCAGTCATGCATACCGCCTGAAATTACCCAagaccctgaaaatccacaacgtattctatgtgggactccTGTCCAAGGTTCACAAATCTCCTAGCCAACCGTTTCTGGaacaacctccccctgagacaatagagggagaagaggaatacaaggtggaacagaTTATTGACTCCAAgaggcaacaaggaaaatggttctacctaatcaaatggaagggctatgggcctgaagacaactcatgggaacccaaGGAGCTTCTAGAACACAGTCAGGAAGAAATCAGCTGCTTTAATAAGTCaggactgaaaaaggcttgtgactccaccaagagcctttaa
- a CDS encoding glycoside hydrolase family 47 protein, with protein MIGCNRLQRIAALASVSLIFFLLCVKYLDTTQLRTRWLAPIPENETPWSLPTETPDINSDIDNNQTDVKRRDAVVAAFKHAWAGYERDAFGCDEYRPVSRTGKNLTTDRGIGYMIIDALDTMLIMGEPLRKEYLRARHWVETELDFDRDGRYSTFEITIRVLGGLLSAYALSNNDELYLRRAQELADRLLPAFNTPHGLPIPNVNFHSEPNPNWGGEPISTAEAATLQLEFKYLTHITGKDVYWKTAEKVMDVVKKALKGENVVDGALVPINLNANSGEFYYSDIRLGSRGDSYYEYLLKQYIQTNRTEPVYREMYDRAMVAIHKNLVFKTPLNKLTYIAELEPTRSAKIQDKWKVTPKQDHLVCFLGGSLQLGVTEGLNINPEAVRRLSAAKQRDWKLGEELTRTCMATHETKTPMSRPETVESLFLGWRLSGDIKYRKWGWQVFQAIEKYCKVPKGGYSGVESVFEVPVVLLDNMETFFVGETLKYLYLLFDDSSSIPLDKYVFNTEAHPLPVFSPKS; from the exons ATGATCGGCTGTAATCGTCTTCAAAGAATTGCGGCTTTAGCGAGTGTCTCTCTAATATTTTTCTTGTTATGCGTCAAGTATCTTGATACGACTCAACTCCGCACTCGATGGCTAGCTCCAATCCCCGAAAACGAAACACCATGGTCTTTACCCACCGAAACTCCAGATATAAACTCGGACATCGATAATAACCAAACCGATGTTAAGCGGAGAGACGCAGTTGTAGCCGCATTCAAA CACGCATGGGCAGGTTATG AGCGAGATGCATTTGGCTGTGACGAGTACCGCCCTGTGTCAAGAACTGGGAAGAATCTTACCACAGACCGAGGAATCGGCTACATGATCATCGATGCCCTGGACACCATGCTCATAATGGGAGAACCACTCCGGAAGGAATATCTTCGTGCTCGGCATTGGGTCGAGACAGAACTTGACTTTGACCGCGATGGTCGGTATAGCACCTTCGAA ATTACCATACGTGTTTTGGGGGGTCTGCTTAGTGCTTACGCTCTTTCCAACAACGACGAACTCTACCTTCGTAGGGCCCAGGAGCTTGCAGATCGCTTGTTACCAGCCTTCAACACTCCTCATGGACTTCCTATACCTAATGTGAACTTTCACAGCGAACCAAACCCTAACTGGGGAGGGGAGCCTATTAGTACAGCAGAAGCTGCCACTCTCCAGCTTGAATTTAAATATTTGACCCATATTACCGGGAAGGATGTCTATTGGAAAACGGCTGAGAAG GTTATGGATGTAGTCAAAAAAGCGCTGAAGGGAGAAAATGTTGTCGATGGAGCGTTAGTTCCCATTAACCTGAA TGCGAACAGCGGGGAGTTCTATTATAGTGATATTCGGCTAGGATCCCGTGGCGATTCCTATTACGAATACCTTCT TAAACAGTATATTCAGACT AACCGTACCGAGCCCGTCTACAGAGAG ATGTACGACAGGGCCATGGTAGCAATCCACAAAAACCTAGTTTTCAAGACGCCTTTGAACAAATTGACATACATTGCAGAGCTGGAACCTACAAGATCCGCTAAAATCCAAGA CAAATGGAAAGTTACCCCCAAACAAGACCACCTGGTTTGTTTTTTGGGTGGATCACTACAGCTTGGGGTCACTGAAGGCCTCAATATAAATCCAGAAGCTGTAAGAAGGCTCTCTGCAGCAAAGCAGCGAGATTGGAAACTTGGAGAGGAGTTGACTAGGACCTGTATGGCTACACACGAAACTAAAAC ACCTATGTCTAGACCTGAAACAGTGGAATCATTGTTCTTGGGATGGCGTCTGTCTGGAGATATCAAGTACCGAAAGTGGGGCTGGCAAGTATTTCAAGCGATCGAAAAGTACTGCAAGGTACCGAAAGGCGGGTACTCCGGCGTGGAAAGTGTGTTCGAAGTTCCCGTAGTCCTCTTGGACAATATGGAGACGTTCTTTGTG GGAGAAACACTGAAATACCTATATCTACTCTTTGATGACTCGTCGAGCATACCATTGGACA AATACGTATTCAACACGGAG GCTCATCCGTTACCTGTATTCTCCCCCAAGAGCTAA
- a CDS encoding Cyclin, N-terminal domain codes for MAEINGKVVSQLQRIRGPRFGPRGPSVVEHRVQINPQEIRPSGQHGQVSIPLIPSISHGFQYTYSLPPLDYDHRLIAAMGARFVSEVFGVDTCPRIVYNYNPTIEEFMSDAISAARTEHSVAIYAFALLSRLNTYVDEHAYGTFGLFITAYMIASKMLRDNSYTNTNWCSFGKWVFTLQELNRMERAMCANLKWNLSIDAAEFVGFQAMLYKNYRVQSQGHNGHPPSFYPISSCGYSERALVSVNFDATNYESTGEDRDTEDELKKKADVLKMPQILCLFSSNLFGQLKAQ; via the exons ATGGCTGAGATCAATGGTAAGGTCGTGAGCCAACTTCAGAGGATTCGAGGCCCACGATTTGGTCCCCGTGGACCGTCTGTCGTGGAACATAGGGTGCAGATTAATCCTCAAGAAATACGGCCCAGTGGGCAACACGGTCAGGTGTCGATACCACTAATTCCGTCTATTTCACATGGGTTTCAGTATACATATAGT CTGCCGCCCCTAGACTACGATCACAGGCTCATTGCTGCAATGGGAGCTCGATTCGTTTCGGAAGTATTTGGGGTAGACACCTGCCCTAGAATAGTCTATAATTATAATCCTACCATTGAAGAGTTTATGAGCGACGCAATTTCCGCTGCACGCACAGAGCATTCGGTTGCTATATATGCATTCGCTCTACTCAGCCGTCTTAACACGTATGTGGATGAGCATGCGTATGGCACATTTGGGTTATTCATCACTGCCTATATGATCGCATCCAAGATGCTCCGGGATAACTCTTACACCAACACGAACTGGTGCTCCTTTGGGAAATGGGTGTTTACCTTGCAAGAGTTAAACCGGATGGAACGCGCTATGTGCGCCAACTTGAAGTGGAATCTCAGCATTGATGCTGCGGAGTTCGTAGGCTTTCAAGCAATGCTATACAAGAATTATCGGGTTCAGTCTCAAGGACACAATGGTCACCCACCTTCCTTCTATCCAATAAGTTCATGTGGATACAGTGAGAGGGCCTTGGTATCGGTCAATTTCGACGCGACCAACTACGAGAGTACAG GGGAAGATCGTGACACCGAGGATGAATTAAAGAAGAAGGCCGACGTTTTAAAAATGCCCCAGATATTGTGTTTGTTCTCTTCTAACTTATTTGGTCAACTCAAGGCTCAGTGA
- a CDS encoding SEH-associated protein 4 yields the protein MSSVRLKNENSRSKAGVLIKSRGIDLVVKEFNGGIVEYRVKREPITSIQVRDGVIGAAVAFLAEHPDTFCPSLGYDIVINEGLCGWNVRRYLAVLSAGESRLHVVFQNIDPPFPVLKEVYHGLRETLFDEWDEEEGPTQVNQGKDLGGFSKKGLSSFAFAPPQQPSSLTPRIVTVSRDGGLISQLFSSPIFKHGACNSKDETIEIHTSWNTEGEWIIPEPWEVGDEQPEPTTGDALGLAPTLSIINERSGRALDRQSVPSVKKTAASRSSSAAPSGRSYSPAALRRIPLGKHRRIRSASPLPLDPESGTDNNDTSAVIGNDSLGISPAISESHWKGTSADPQTLKKGSRIELALREDITMVMRRRAIKGYGIKNFSRNADIISETQPSGSNLVYMWRWLEASREILSAGASSRINGLEFKYQGVLGIWEGFSPAAGTHASNQNHTSAVDSPTYSPLLGAPIPPAHSSPALGYNANLGLSRPPSQRGGKRGERHRSPQRDNYDAAISILNMRRDSLADNGGENGAAFMGTDSRELGSKRRFGRLGRRRVALALCGWDISNTEVRADIARWLKEGKCTKAACWAVFLNDFKLAVEALMHSSDEMHRIISGIVVAAETEPDKRLKGTWREHCQKLGSRLEDPYLRIMMAHLAFDDWIAVVEEVAIPLRDRLNIALRFLDDGQLGQFFQSVKKELERSGDLEALLFTGLTVSGLRVLQRYVDNTGDVQTAAILSALVCPGMLQDERSERWVSVYQDLLDGWRMFHQRCQFDIEKGEILRELVLNGDREPFEWVPRQLAMRCNFCDKIVSATGPTDFGKSMSAGLPTAYDRTKLNFCPHCRNALPRCEVCLMSLSGPLCDFLRDSELSHMDSTHDTFDDALVFCQTCRHGGHAVHIMEWFFGNEESETLGHRECPVADCTCNCALEFGHEDVADV from the exons ATGAGCTCGGTCAGGCTTAAGAATGAAAATTCTCGATCTAAAGCCGGCGTGCTAATCAAATCGAGAGGAATTGATCTGGTTGTCAAAGAATTCAATGGTGGAATTGTTGAGTACCGAGTCAAGCGGGAACCAATCACGAGTATCCAAGTGAGGGATGGAGTAATCGGGGCTGCCGTAGCTTTTCTCGCA GAGCATCCCGATACTTTCTGCCCCTCGCTGGGATATGATATAGTTATCAACGAAGGGCTTTGTGGTTGGAACGTGCGCCGGTATCTCGCGGTACTATCTGCGGGCGAGTCCCGGCTGCACGTCGTGTTTCAG AACATTGACCCCCCATTTCCGGTGTTAAAAGAAGTGTACCACGGGTTGCGCGAAACTTTGTTTGACGAAtgggatgaggaagaaggaCCAACTCAAGTTAACCAAGGAAAAGAC CTAGGTGGATTTTCGAAAAAGGGGTTGTCCTCATTCGCATTTGCACCACCCCAGCAACCTTCTTCACTCACCCCTCGGATAGTAACCGTATCTCGTGATGGCGGTCTGATATCTCAGCTGTTCTCAAGTCCGATCTTCAAGCATGGAGCA TGTAACTCTAAAGATGAAACCATCGAGATACATACTAGCTGGAACACTGAAGGTGAATGGATTATTCCGGAGCCGTGGGAAGTTGGTGATGAACAGCCGGAACCCACGACTGGTGATGCTCTCGGACTGGCTCCGACTTTATCAATTATCAATGAGAGGTCCGGACGTGCTCTGGATAGACAAAGTGTTCCTTCTGTGAAGAAAACGGCTGCCTCGAGGAGTTCTTCTGCTGCACCCTCTGGAAGATCATACAGTCCTGCCGCCTTGCGACGTATTCCCTTAGGAAAACACCGTAGAATTAGATCCGCCTCGCCACTACCACTAGATCCCGAATCCGGTACCGATAATAACGATACCTCCGCTGTGATTGGAAACGATAGTCTAGGTATCTCGCCAGCAATCTCAGAGTCACATTGGAAAGGCACCTCTGCAGACCCACAAACTCTTAAGAAAGGCAGCAGAATAGAATTGGCCTTGAGAGAAGATATAACCATGGTCATGAGGCGCCGAGCAATCAAAGGCTATGGAATTAAAAAT TTTTCGCGAAACGCGGACATCATTAGCGAAACCCAACCAAGCGGGTCCAACCTTGTCTATATGTGGCGATGGCTGGAAG CCTCGCGCGAAATACTTTCTGCTGGCGCTTCGAGCCGAATCAATGGCCTTGAATTCAAGTACCAAGGCGTACTGGGAATCTGGGAGGGTTTCTCCCCCGCGGCTGGAACTCATGCCTCTAATCAAAATCACACCAGTGCTGTAGACTCGCCGACCTACTCTCCACTTCTGGGGGCTCCCATTCCTCCAGCTCATTCTAGCCCGGCCCTAGGATACAACGCCAACTTGGGACTTAGTCGACCACCCTCCCAGCGCGGTGGGAAACGAGGTGAACGACATAGATCCCCGCAGCGCGACAACTACGATGCTGCGATAAGTATATTAAATATGCGGCGTGACTCCTTGGCGGACAACGGAGGGGAAAATGGTGCCGCGTTTATGGGCACTGACTCCCGAGAGTTAGGATCCAAACGCCGGTTTGGTCGACTAGGAAGAAGGCGAGTGGCCCTCGCACTATGTGGCTGGGACATCAGCAACACCGAAGTGAGGGCGGACATCGCACG GTGGCTCAAGGAAGGCAAATGCACAAAAGCCGCGTGCTGGGCAGTCTTCTTAAACGACTTTAAATTGGCTGTTGAAGCCCTGATGCATAGCTCCG ATGAGATGCACCGGATTATTTCAGGGATTGTTGTTGCTGCCGAGACCGAGCCAGACAAGCGTCTGAAAGGGACTTGGCGAGAACATTGTCAGAAACTTGGTAGCCGCTTAGAGGACCCCTATCTCCGTATTATGATGGCTCACTTAGCGTTTGACGACTGGATAGCTGTAGTAGAAGAGGTCGCTATTCCTCTTCGTGACCGACTGAATATTGCATTGAGATTTCTGGACGATGGTCAG CTCGGTCAATTCTTTCAAAGCGTGAAAAAGGAACTCGAAAGATCGGGCGACTTGGAAGCGCTTTTGTTCACTGGACTTACTGTTTCAGGCCTGCGCGTACTGCAGCGTTATGTGGACAATACCGGAGATGTTCAAACTGCAGCTATTCTCTCGGCTCTAGTATGCCCAGGAATGCTCCAAGATGAGCGGTCGGAGAGATGGGTATCCGTATATCAGGATCTGCTCGACGGTTGGAGGATGTTCCATCAACGCTGTCAATTCGACATAGAAAAGGGAGAAATTCTCCGCGAACTGGTCCTGAATGGTGATAGGGAGCCTTTTGAGTGGGTCCCGCGCCAACTTGCCATGAGGTGCAATTTCTGTGATAAGATCGTCAGCGCTACTGGCCCAACAGACTTTGGGAAGAGTATGTCCGCAGGGTTGCCAACTGCTTATGATCGAACTAAG TTAAACTTCTGTCCTCACTGTCGGAACGCACTACCAAGGTGCGAAGTATGCCTCATGTCACTTAGTGGCCCGCTTTGCGACTTTTTGCGAGATTCGGAACTCTCACATATGGATTCGACACATG ATACATTCGACGATGCGCTAGTATTTTGTCAGACTTGTCGCCATGGTGGCCACGCTGTGCACATTATGGAGTGGTTTTTTGGCAACGAGGAAAGTGAAACACTAGGTCACAGGGAATGTCCTGTTGCCGATTGCACCTGCAATTGTGCCTTGGAGTTTGGACACGAAGATGTAGCTGATGTGTGA
- a CDS encoding FMN-dependent alpha-hydroxy acid dehydrogenase, translated as MIPGMESRTFYAQIFALAQCRVGINSIAFTLSVPFTAAVLDTEGLPDSGLNTSSWVTGVKPPLSSIYNLHDMQLAVKNYLGETQYAYIRTGSLDELSMLQNIFIRLIPHQTHGRNVLNVSTEQTLLGTKFSVPFFIAPAGYSSFTDPENGELNLVKGAGNQGALYVPSILSSKTTAEMAAAKLSNQTLFRQIYPWANRTRLLNDFAQAEASGYKAIFLTLDNPTVQGIRTRALRNGAPDSSGTYSTDRSLQSAAELQKSTKLPIVPKGIISWEDAKMCADLGFKANAPEVFTKMEVYADGGVRHGTDIAKLLALGVKGIGIGRSAVFSNAWGVEGVEKFFSLLKRELTTTMMLLGVTDVSQLDRTYVNTKAVENMMY; from the exons ATGATTCCTGGCATGGAATCTCGGACTTTTTATGCTCAAATATTTGCCTTGGCACAATGTCGGGTTGGTATAAA CTCAATAGCTTTCACACTCTCTGTTCCTTTCACTGCTGCCGTGCTAGATACTGAAGGTCTCCCTGATTCGGGTCTTAACACATCTTCGTGGGTGACTGGTGTAAAGCCACCCCTATCGAGCATCTACAACCTCCATGACATGCAACTAGCTGTCAAGAATTATTTGGGCGAGACTCAATATG CTTACATTCGCACCGGATCGTTGGATGAGCTTAGTATGTTGCAAAACATATTTATCAGA CTTATCCCTCACCAAACTCACGGTCGAAACGTCCTCAACGTTAGCACCGA ACAAACCTTACTGGGGACCAAGTTTTCTGTCCCTTTCTTCATTGCTCCAGCCGGGTACTCTAGCTTTACTGACCCCGAAAATGGTGAGCTGAACCTTGTCAAGGGGGCCGGTAATCAAGGCGCTCTCTACGTA CCCAGTATTCTGTCAAGCAAGACAACCGCAGAGATGGCTGCTGCGAAATTGAGCAACCAGACCCTCTTCAGACAG ATATACCCATGGGCCAATAGGACCCGCCTCCTGAACGACTTTGCTCAAGCTGAAGCTTCGGGATACAAGGCCATCTTCTTGACATTAGACAACCCAACGGTTCAGGGCATTCGTACCCGTGCACTCCGTAATGGCGCCCCGGATAGCAG TGGTACTTATTCGACTGATCGTAGC CTTCAATCCGCGGCTGAGCTTCAAAAGTCTACTAAGCTGCCTATTGTACCGAAAGGAATAATCTCTTGGGAGGATGCCAAGATGTGTGCCGATCTTGGCTTCAAAGCG AATGCACCCGAGGTATTCACCAAGATGGAGGTTTACGCGGATGGTGGTGTTCGTCATGGAACTGACATTGCCAAATTGTTGGCATTGGGTGTAAAGGGCATTGGTATTGGACGATC GGCGGTGTTCTCTAACGCCTGGGGAGTCGAGGGGGTTGAGAAATTCTTTAGCCTACTTAAGAGGGAGCTCACTACGACAATGATGCTCCTCGGTGTCACAGATGTTTCGCAGCTGGATCGCACCTAT GTCAACACAAAAGCAGTTGAGAACATGATGTACTAG